GCTGAATTTCTGAACACATAAAAGTGTCCAACACTCACCCTTTACATCATCTATACAACAACCTCTGACAAAATGGGGATATCTAGTTGCCTCAGCAGTTCAGGCATATCCTACTGACTTGACCAACGAGAAATTGATTAAGCAATTGTTACTCAAACAATCAGAGCTGTCCAGCAGATGAGAGGCTGAGAAGAATGGCTCTGAGCTAGCCTCAACAAACTCAGTTTGTAAACCATTTGCCTAAATTTTTATAGCATTAGTTAATGTCAAACTCGGCTTTCTACAATTCATTGGAAATCcttgcaaaaagttcggttagtcAAGTGAAGAACAAAAGCCTGCTTTAAGAGAGGTATGGGCAGCTCTCCCTTGCATAAATTTTGTTGCTGCAGAAATCCCTCAATTTCTAAGGTTCAAGTGAGAGTCCTCCCACGAGTTTATGACGAATAGGTAATGCAGTAAACATAAATTTGTAGAAATGGCAAAGAACACAAAAAGAAGCAGTATGAGATAGGATTCACCTGCACTTGTTATAAGGATGTCCATTTATAACAATTATAACAACGATGAGATTTTCTTGAGAAAACCAGGAACAGAAGCTTAATGCAGGAAATTCAATGCTGCAGAATAGACGCTTATATGCCAACTCATCTCGGCACCCGGGCTAACGAAGTTCCAAGTTAGAGCTCTCTTTGCattaaaaaaggaaaagaaaagttaGAGCTCTCTATCTGGTTATGCCATATTGGCAAGACGATGGACATGAATCCTTCGCAAATTTGACCAGTGTGAATTCAATTGCAATATTAGCAGAAAACATATAGACAAGAAACAAGCTTATACGAGTAGTTTTCATTAACAAGAAAAGTTTAAACCATTACAGACAGACTTTGGCACTAATAACAGACTACCACAACACCATAACAtctcatcttcttattcttcacaTTTCACACACCACACAAGACTTATGAGCAGAGACATTTCATTAGTTATTAGCGTTATTAGCCCTAGGCACTTGATCAGATATTTGAATTGATTTGGTTTCAGGCTTCTTCTCTTCAACCTTAGGAACACTTACAGTGAGCACTCCATTCTCCATAGACGCCTTAACGTCATCAACTTTAGCATTCTCCGGCAATCGGAATCTCCTTAGAAACTTACCACTGCTCCGTTCAACTCTAtgccatttatcgttcttctcttctttctctctacTTCTTTCACCACTTATCTGAAGAACCCttccttcttcaacttcaactttcACTTCTTCTTTCTTAATACCAGGAAGATCTGCTCGGAAAATATGGGCTTCTGGGGTTTCTTTCCAATCGATTCTAGTGTTTGCCAATTGTGAAGTTTCTTTCGAGATTTCAGAACCAGCCGGAAAGGaaagtggagaggaagaagaattgGATCCTGAGAATGGGAAACCTTGGAATGGATCCCAAATGTCTAGTGAGAATGGGTCGAACACATTTGTCCTTTGGTTGCCGAAGAAACTTGGAATCATCGACATTGTTGAGAGTTTGTGGTTTTGGGGTTTTGATTGAAGGTTAATTTGAAAACTGTTTTCTGAGTATTCGTGAGTTAGGTTATGAGAATTCAGAATCTTGATGTTGCAGAATTAGGTTGGATGGTTGCGTCGATCGGAATCATCTCGTATTTATATGTAGAATTAAGAAGGATCGGGATCTGTTTGTGAGGGTTTCTTATTAAGATTTCTACACCATTCTCCATTTTTCCAGAAAATTGAAGAACAATGTCTCTTCTGGAAACgtccatcttctttttctttttttcttttctttgcatTTTGTACTGTAAAAAGTTTAGTCTAGTAACTTCGATGGACCTTTTGACCAAATGGGCCCATACGGTACGACGAATTGCCAAATGAAACGGATTGGGAAAGTACCACCCCCACTGCAGGTCCAGGTTAAACTTGGTCCGGTGACTCCGATGATACTATTCATCTATGCATTCTGATCCTATTCAGTTAGCTAATCTACCCATTGGAGTTACAAATAATCAATCTAACAGTGACTCTAATCTAGCGTTTGTGGAAAAGTACCTTATTCTTCTTTGATgcatattttgataaaaacattaATATTACAAATGGTATTGGTATGTATATGGCCATGGGTAAAGACAGTTACGAGGGACGCAAAATTGTCAAATGCATATCGAGAAATCCAGAGGTGACGGAATGTCTAGCGGTACTTGAAGCTATCAGTTGGGCGTAAATAGCCTATCGGTGATGCTAAGAAAGTTACGGAGTATTTGAAGAATAAAAATAATAGTCTTTGTTAGTTTAGTAGTGTGCCATCATGGATGATTGTTATATGTTGTTAGATTCGTTTTCTATTATTAAAACTTCTCATCTTATGATAGGTTTTAATAGCACCGTAGAAGATTCAATGTTTGTCATGAGCGATGGGAAATCATTACTTATTTCTTAACACAATATTTGTAAGGTTTCATCACAATACAATGTAttttttctaacaaaaaaaataagataaataatggttGGGTAAACGGGAAAATTTGCACACTGCGGTTCTTGAGTAGTCGCGCGCCTCCCTTCAGATCGTGCGGGTCATCATCAGCCACGCACGAATCTTTTTAGTCTATGCGGTGCCACTTTCTCCACTGGTGGCTCTTTTCTATCCGCCAACGGCTGCATCTGAACGGCTCTAAATTTAATTATCCAATGACTCTCTTTGAATTTCCTATAAATCTAAAATTCAcgccttcaccttcaaatctctccCATAAACAGTGGCAGAACTGGAAATTAGGTATGGGGTGGGCTTGATCTTTTTTTGGGCTGGCTTAAATGTAAAATTGATACACATAGTATGACCCAACTCAAAATAGGTTGTAAAATAAATGGCTTTCTGGCATGTTGGGATGGCTCAAGATAGCCCTAGTCATCATGTAGTTTTTCCCCTGCttaaaaatcacaaaaaaaaatgcCTCCAAGAGTGTTTCCTAGATCTCGTGATCTTAAATACACTttagaagaggatttagctatctgtagagcctttgtttttcaaACAAACGGTAATATCAATGGGAATGAAGAGAAGGAAAATATTTTTTCGAAGTTCGTTGCAGAAAAAGGGAGCTTGTTTAATCATGAGGCTGAAGGATTGTCGCATCGTTATAGTGTAATTAGTCGGGAAATATCATAATTGCTAGCTCTGCTAGTGCACAATCACCAAAATAAGATGAACGGTGAAGTTGTAGATGAAGTAAAACCAAAAACACTAGCGATGAGAGCAGTATCTCACAGCAGACCTTTCTCCCTTCCAAGAttgtttcaatattcttagagagcTCAACAGATTCAACCCTTTCAGCATCCTAGGAATGCCACCTGGCGGATATTAAACGAGGATGTTAATTGACGGCTATATAGTAGTTgctttaatctaatgtatttgcTTTAATCCAATATCGTTGGTTTAATCCAATATAGCATGTTTTTATTATAAGAAAGGTTTAAATTAGTAAATATAGATATTTTAAATGCGAATAAATTTTTATTGATGAGACAAACATATCACATAACACCAAactaaaacatgaaataaaaacataaaacgacGGTGAATCAACTCGTTCCTACACTTTTATCAGTCAACTTTACTAAGAAATACCTAGGACATTTCTAGAAGTGCTTTATGTATGTGTCTTCTTCTGTAGAATTGTAgaaatgcataaaagtcctgcAACAGGGCTTTGAGCATCCATAGGTTTTTTTGTAGAAAATTTTTGTATTCATGATTTCCATCTCCACAGTGCTCACAGTGtaataatttcttcttcaatatggctttaagtttgaagtttctgCACAGTGTTGCaaacttttgtttttcttcttctggttgtgattcaatcaccatttcGATGCGGAAACAACCTTCAAGTaaacactttgaatacatccaaggaaaTTGCGTCAGACTATGaacatccatgaaacataatgggcaAATCCTTTTTAATTCCACGCATATTATTGGCTTCGCTTTGCTTTAGAGACCATGGTGGATGTTTTTGGCTGAGAATGATTTTTGTTGGTTAGGTTGAGTATCAAAATTAGTGTCTAAttaatttataagaaaaaacgTAGTTGTTACTTTGTAGCCGTTGGTAATTCACGTGAGGCGGTCTAGATAAAGCCGCGTTATTTTTCTTTGACCACCAACGAATAAAATCCCAACGGTTTTATTTATCATGTTATAAATTCAAATCTTCCCATCTCCAAATTCACATCTTAATT
This portion of the Papaver somniferum cultivar HN1 chromosome 11, ASM357369v1, whole genome shotgun sequence genome encodes:
- the LOC113322877 gene encoding 17.8 kDa class I heat shock protein-like codes for the protein MSMIPSFFGNQRTNVFDPFSLDIWDPFQGFPFSGSNSSSSPLSFPAGSEISKETSQLANTRIDWKETPEAHIFRADLPGIKKEEVKVEVEEGRVLQISGERSREKEEKNDKWHRVERSSGKFLRRFRLPENAKVDDVKASMENGVLTVSVPKVEEKKPETKSIQISDQVPRANNANN